The Porphyrobacter sp. HT-58-2 genome segment ATTCTCGGCAGCACCAGATCCTGCGTCGTTGCCGCTGCTGCCCCCAGCGCCGTCGCGGCAAACATTCCTGCAAGGAAATTCATCACATAAAATAGTACCGCATTCTCGGTCGTGAAGCCGATCCAGATCGGGATCACCGGAGCGATGATTCCAAACATGATCACAAGGATGCGCCCCGAAGGATTGCGCGCTCGTAGCCAATCCGACATCCGTCCCCCGAGGATGACGCCAAGGAAGCCTGATAACGCCCCGCTACCTCCGAGCACGAAGGCAAGTTGTGCCTTGGGCAATCCGAGAACTGTCTCTGCGTAAGGTGCCGACCAGAAGGCCAGAGCATAGGCGCCAAGCGATACCAGCCCATAACCCAGCGCAGTGCAGATAAAGGCCGGCGTGCCCCATATCAGGCTGAACGTCGCCGGGTCATGCCGCCGCAATGTCGCCGCCCACGAGAAGACCGCATAATAACCGAATGCCACGGACGACCATTGCGGCAAGTTCCCGGTCAATTCGATCATGAGCAGCGCAAAGGCCGTCATGGCTACCGCCACACCGACATTGACCAGCAGAGCCATTGGACCGCGCTGCATGGCATGAATGAAGGTAAGCGGTGGCAACAACATCGACAGATCAATCAGGAAATCGAACAAGGGGTGTCGGGCGGTCGCCTGGTCTTGAGGTGGCCGCGCAGGTTCGCGCAGCGACGCAACCCAAACAGCAAGCAGGACGCCGGGAAGGCCGACCGCCATGAAGGCTGCTTGCCAGCCAACGAGTCCGCCCACACCTCCATCGGGATAGGCGGCATCCCAAACCTTCGAAATCTGGGCACCGATTAGCAGTGAGACGCCGCCACCAATGTAGAGGCCAGAGGAATAGATCGCGAGTGCTGTAGCACGCTGCCGAGAGGGAAAATAGTCGGAGATCAGCGAGTAGGCAGTCGGACTCGCTGTGGCCTCC includes the following:
- a CDS encoding spinster family MFS transporter encodes the protein MSDNTTTVDGRGEESASAYSWYVLGVLVVVYILNFIDRQILSILAVDIKRDLGLTDGQLGFLGGAAFAVFYALFGVPLGRLADRWNRVRLLTIGLVLWSTMTALSGLARNFLTLSLARMGVGVGEATASPTAYSLISDYFPSRQRATALAIYSSGLYIGGGVSLLIGAQISKVWDAAYPDGGVGGLVGWQAAFMAVGLPGVLLAVWVASLREPARPPQDQATARHPLFDFLIDLSMLLPPLTFIHAMQRGPMALLVNVGVAVAMTAFALLMIELTGNLPQWSSVAFGYYAVFSWAATLRRHDPATFSLIWGTPAFICTALGYGLVSLGAYALAFWSAPYAETVLGLPKAQLAFVLGGSGALSGFLGVILGGRMSDWLRARNPSGRILVIMFGIIAPVIPIWIGFTTENAVLFYVMNFLAGMFAATALGAAAATTQDLVLPRMRGTATASFFLATTLVGLALGPYMVGQISELSGSLRTGVLSLIGVAPISLALLIYAYRALPSAEATIVERARAAIGE